Proteins co-encoded in one Marinobacter gudaonensis genomic window:
- a CDS encoding riboflavin synthase subunit alpha, with protein sequence MFTGIVQGIATVEEITARPGLSTFAIRLPAKNTEGVTIGASVAINGTCLTVTRQEGDVLFFDAMQETLRLTTLGNLEAGNTVNFERAARIGDEIGGHLLSGHVHTTARLVEILRPENNVTLWFEVPEAWTRYIFPKGYIAINGASLTIGEVKGNRFNVHLIPETLRATTFGRATEGEWVNIEIDSQTQTIVDTLARLGYDRPAPTL encoded by the coding sequence ATGTTTACAGGCATCGTTCAGGGTATCGCAACCGTCGAAGAGATCACCGCCCGGCCCGGCCTCAGCACGTTTGCCATTCGGCTGCCAGCAAAAAACACAGAAGGCGTCACGATTGGTGCCTCCGTGGCCATCAACGGCACCTGCCTGACGGTGACCCGCCAGGAAGGCGACGTTCTGTTTTTCGATGCCATGCAGGAAACCCTGAGGCTGACCACCCTCGGCAACCTGGAAGCAGGCAACACCGTGAATTTTGAGCGGGCCGCCCGAATCGGCGACGAGATTGGGGGGCACCTGCTCTCAGGCCATGTTCACACCACGGCACGGCTGGTCGAAATCCTGAGACCGGAAAATAACGTCACACTCTGGTTCGAGGTACCGGAGGCCTGGACTCGCTACATCTTTCCGAAAGGCTACATCGCGATCAATGGTGCCAGTCTTACCATTGGCGAGGTTAAGGGCAACCGGTTCAATGTCCACCTGATCCCCGAAACGCTGCGAGCCACCACCTTCGGCCGGGCCACCGAGGGTGAATGGGTCAATATCGAGATCGACAGCCAGACCCAGACCATTGTCGACACCCTGGCCAGGCTGGGCTATGACCGCCCGGCCCCGACCCTTTGA
- a CDS encoding S-methyl-5'-thioinosine phosphorylase — MTSPEKMLPVGIIGGTGLTTLSGLQISGERQVRTSWGVPSAPLVEGRLGDQRVIFLARHGNPHRIPPHQVNYRANLRALYDAGVRTVIGVNAVGGIHPDMGPAHVVIPDQIIDYTWGRDSTYFEGELESVTHIDFTWPYDESARQILIDAAGAENIPFSGFGVYGATQGPRLETAAEIIRMERDGCDLVGMTGMPEAALAAELGMRYVCLGLVVNRAAGKSDHIITMEEIEEAIDQGMSGVKRILEVSMAGLGVLTPLSRSS, encoded by the coding sequence ATGACATCACCGGAGAAAATGCTCCCTGTAGGCATCATCGGGGGCACCGGCCTGACAACTTTGTCTGGGCTGCAGATATCCGGGGAGCGACAGGTTCGGACTTCCTGGGGCGTGCCCTCTGCGCCGCTGGTTGAGGGACGACTGGGAGATCAACGGGTGATTTTCCTGGCGCGACACGGCAACCCGCATCGGATCCCGCCGCACCAGGTAAACTACCGTGCCAATCTCAGGGCGCTCTACGACGCGGGTGTGCGCACGGTCATCGGCGTCAATGCGGTAGGTGGGATCCATCCGGACATGGGACCGGCCCACGTTGTGATTCCGGATCAGATCATCGACTACACCTGGGGGCGTGACAGCACCTATTTTGAGGGTGAGCTCGAGTCGGTCACCCATATCGATTTCACCTGGCCGTATGATGAGAGCGCCCGTCAGATCCTGATTGACGCTGCGGGCGCCGAGAACATCCCGTTCTCCGGCTTTGGCGTGTACGGCGCGACCCAGGGGCCGCGCCTGGAAACGGCGGCGGAAATCATCCGCATGGAACGTGATGGCTGCGATCTGGTGGGCATGACAGGTATGCCGGAGGCCGCCCTGGCGGCGGAACTCGGCATGCGCTATGTCTGTCTCGGGCTGGTGGTCAACCGTGCGGCCGGCAAGTCCGACCACATCATTACCATGGAAGAAATCGAAGAGGCCATCGACCAGGGTATGTCCGGCGTGAAGCGGATTCTGGAAGTGTCGATGGCTGGTCTTGGGGTGCTTACTCCGCTTTCTCGATCTTCTTGA
- a CDS encoding CsiV family protein: MQIDGIRWYQVATRATLAALLLALSALASAQQAASPAGQTIPDDYYRAEFVILKRIVPPEAVNEKMADREVEPTPETGQVLWAVGEDGTARTTLKLAPRNELHLASAAERLERSGRYRVLATAGWYEAFPPDYQGEALRVAVGDWLEGANTRAVEGTITIDRQRYLHVNVHLNHWQLAKTTDSAAPEADPATSSGAVEAPTAAAETGETGQSPDPAAEPAANPMMSAFAEPAPLELVTWIRETRRMRSEEVHFLDSPTLGVLIFFKKIEKAE, encoded by the coding sequence TTGCAGATTGATGGAATTCGCTGGTACCAGGTTGCAACCAGGGCCACGCTCGCCGCTCTCCTGCTGGCTCTGTCAGCCCTGGCTTCCGCCCAACAGGCCGCCTCGCCAGCCGGGCAAACCATACCGGACGACTACTATCGGGCCGAGTTTGTCATCCTGAAACGCATCGTGCCGCCCGAGGCAGTCAATGAAAAGATGGCAGACCGGGAAGTAGAGCCCACGCCGGAAACCGGTCAAGTGCTCTGGGCCGTTGGTGAGGACGGCACCGCGCGGACCACACTGAAGCTGGCACCAAGGAACGAACTGCATCTGGCGTCGGCAGCCGAGCGGCTGGAGCGCAGCGGTCGCTACCGGGTACTGGCCACGGCGGGCTGGTATGAAGCGTTTCCGCCCGATTACCAGGGTGAAGCATTGCGGGTTGCGGTGGGCGACTGGCTCGAGGGGGCCAACACCCGCGCCGTGGAAGGCACCATCACGATTGATCGCCAGCGGTACCTGCACGTCAACGTGCACCTGAATCACTGGCAGTTGGCGAAGACTACCGATTCCGCGGCCCCAGAAGCCGATCCTGCCACCTCCTCAGGAGCCGTTGAAGCGCCAACTGCTGCGGCTGAAACCGGAGAAACGGGACAATCCCCCGATCCGGCGGCAGAGCCGGCCGCAAATCCGATGATGTCGGCCTTTGCCGAACCGGCTCCCCTGGAACTGGTCACCTGGATTCGCGAGACGCGGAGAATGCGCAGCGAGGAAGTCCACTTCCTCGACTCCCCTACCCTGGGCGTGCTGATTTTCTTCAAGAAGATCGAGAAAGCGGAGTAA
- a CDS encoding TetR/AcrR family transcriptional regulator encodes MAQSDTVDRILDAAEELFAERGFSETSLRMITSKAKVNLAAVNYHFGSKNALIHAVFARFLTPFSATLEKAFDDLEARCDGTPPTLNQTLWALTESAVRMPQRNEKGISIFMRLLGLAYTQSQGHLRKFLEQEYSEPFSRFMRLLKEATPQLSSVDRYWRIQFMLGATAFTMSSSDALRDILQNKLGVETSVQEIAARLVPFLAAGMQAQDTMLIPPPSTKVSVA; translated from the coding sequence ATGGCGCAATCTGATACGGTCGATCGCATTCTCGATGCAGCCGAGGAGCTGTTCGCTGAGCGTGGCTTCTCTGAAACCTCGCTCCGAATGATAACCAGTAAGGCTAAAGTAAATCTGGCTGCTGTCAATTACCACTTTGGTTCAAAGAACGCGCTGATTCATGCCGTCTTTGCGCGCTTTCTGACACCTTTCTCGGCAACTCTGGAAAAGGCGTTTGATGATCTCGAAGCGCGCTGTGACGGCACGCCACCCACGCTTAATCAGACACTCTGGGCCCTTACAGAAAGTGCCGTACGCATGCCTCAGCGTAACGAGAAGGGCATTTCCATCTTCATGCGTCTGCTGGGCCTGGCCTACACCCAGTCCCAGGGCCATCTGCGGAAGTTCCTTGAACAGGAGTACAGCGAGCCGTTCAGCCGGTTCATGCGGCTGCTCAAGGAAGCCACGCCCCAGTTGTCATCGGTGGACCGCTACTGGCGGATCCAGTTCATGCTGGGCGCCACCGCGTTCACCATGTCCAGTAGCGACGCCCTGCGGGATATCCTGCAGAACAAGCTGGGTGTTGAAACGTCGGTTCAGGAAATTGCCGCCCGGCTGGTACCGTTCCTGGCAGCCGGCATGCAGGCACAGGACACCATGCTCATCCCGCCCCCAAGCACCAAGGTCTCGGTTGCCTGA
- the can gene encoding carbonate dehydratase: MGQLDHLLEKNRAWADGIKARDPQFFHRLSNQQAPEYLWIGCADSRVPANQIVDLLPGELFVHRNVANVVVHTDFNCLSVLQFAIEVLKVRHVLVVGHYGCGGVRAAMLNEGFGLISHWLRHVQDVRDRHQDVLDALPSIQDRVDRLCELNVVEQVGHVCQNAIVQEAWLRGQPLTVHGFVYDVGDGVLRDLGLSIACEEDREPARRASIEELVQRPVRSGRQKKALQRM; encoded by the coding sequence GTGGGACAGCTTGACCATCTTCTCGAGAAGAACCGGGCCTGGGCGGATGGTATCAAGGCCCGGGACCCGCAGTTTTTCCATCGCCTGTCGAACCAGCAGGCGCCGGAGTATCTCTGGATCGGGTGCGCGGACAGCCGCGTGCCCGCAAACCAGATAGTGGATCTGCTGCCGGGCGAGCTGTTCGTGCACAGAAACGTGGCTAACGTGGTGGTGCACACCGATTTCAATTGTCTGTCGGTGCTGCAGTTCGCCATTGAGGTTCTCAAGGTCAGGCACGTGCTGGTTGTGGGCCATTACGGCTGCGGCGGGGTACGTGCGGCCATGCTGAACGAGGGCTTCGGGCTGATCAGCCACTGGCTCCGCCATGTTCAGGACGTGCGTGACCGTCATCAGGACGTGCTCGATGCACTACCTAGCATTCAGGATCGGGTGGATCGCCTGTGCGAGCTGAACGTGGTGGAGCAGGTGGGACACGTGTGCCAGAACGCCATTGTTCAGGAAGCCTGGCTGCGCGGACAGCCGTTAACCGTTCACGGCTTTGTGTATGACGTTGGCGACGGCGTGCTCCGGGATCTGGGGCTTTCAATCGCCTGCGAGGAGGATCGTGAACCCGCCCGCCGCGCCAGCATTGAGGAGCTTGTGCAGCGCCCGGTTCGCTCAGGGCGCCAGAAAAAAGCACTCCAAAGAATGTAA
- a CDS encoding class I SAM-dependent methyltransferase, whose amino-acid sequence MSLPNSHEALLRNRHLLRGRVALIGVTARALLADLPEGGLAMSENAGVCAALAGQADWQIAFGYEDPALAEGAFDTLVVFLPKARAELDMRLALALSLASDGGCVVLVGEKKEGVAGAVKQLRAVAPQAAKVDSARHCQVWCANGIRGHAGFVLADWLQWTAVECESVALDVAGLPGIFSNGELDEGTRMLLETLSNRPLHASTLLDFACGAGVIGAWLSQWCKQHGKPPVTVDAVDVQSQALVCARATYQRNDVSGRIMASDGLSGVAGQWPAIVTNPPFHSGVKTDLSMTERFLRDVAGHLSPGGELRLVANSFLPYEALIERFVGPVERLREDRRFTVYRASRRA is encoded by the coding sequence ATGTCTTTACCCAATTCCCACGAAGCCCTGCTCAGAAACCGGCACCTGTTACGCGGCCGGGTCGCCTTGATCGGCGTGACGGCTCGCGCCCTCCTGGCAGATCTGCCCGAGGGCGGGTTGGCCATGAGCGAGAATGCAGGCGTGTGTGCCGCTCTGGCAGGGCAGGCTGACTGGCAGATTGCTTTTGGCTACGAAGATCCCGCCCTGGCCGAGGGCGCATTCGACACTCTGGTGGTTTTTCTCCCCAAGGCCCGAGCTGAGCTGGACATGCGTCTTGCCCTGGCGTTATCGCTGGCCAGCGATGGCGGTTGTGTGGTGCTGGTCGGCGAAAAAAAGGAAGGGGTGGCCGGCGCGGTAAAGCAGCTCCGTGCAGTAGCTCCCCAGGCGGCAAAGGTGGACAGTGCCCGGCACTGCCAGGTCTGGTGCGCCAACGGAATTCGCGGGCACGCTGGATTTGTCCTGGCGGACTGGTTGCAATGGACTGCCGTTGAATGTGAGTCCGTGGCCCTCGACGTAGCAGGCCTGCCGGGTATTTTCAGCAACGGGGAGTTGGACGAGGGTACCCGGATGCTTCTGGAAACGCTCAGCAACCGTCCTCTGCATGCCAGTACTCTTCTGGATTTTGCCTGTGGGGCGGGCGTGATAGGCGCCTGGCTGAGCCAGTGGTGCAAGCAACATGGCAAGCCGCCGGTGACGGTGGACGCCGTGGATGTGCAGTCCCAGGCCCTGGTGTGCGCCAGGGCGACCTACCAGCGCAACGACGTTTCGGGCCGAATTATGGCCTCGGACGGCTTGTCAGGGGTTGCCGGGCAATGGCCGGCGATCGTCACCAACCCCCCCTTTCACAGCGGTGTCAAAACCGACCTGTCAATGACCGAACGTTTTCTGCGGGACGTGGCCGGGCACCTTTCCCCCGGCGGAGAACTGCGGCTTGTGGCGAACAGCTTTCTGCCCTACGAGGCCTTGATTGAGCGCTTTGTCGGGCCAGTCGAGCGCCTGCGGGAAGACCGACGATTTACTGTTTATCGCGCATCTCGAAGGGCCTGA
- a CDS encoding class I SAM-dependent methyltransferase, translating to MTTAELALPMLPLSLRLTRPGTSDPALRAWDAADELLIEQAHRLAEGCQPRVLVVDDQFGALTLGVSALSPTVVADSAMLPEALENNGRQNPELSPPLSIHSWLNPPTGPFDLVIMRIPRQADYLAWLLRWLNEVMTDSAQLLAGGMIKHLPDRSVDVFAKAVQTDQVLPARKKARVIVCSPGRARLGDWAECWKGYEGVAGCARIEALPAVFARERLDIGSQLLLPHVIEAAGAASGETRVLDLACGNGVLGLAALGQRPGLAVTFSDVSSQAVLSTRCNVDRSFPGARVSCVHRDGVPENQGPWDLILLNPPFHEGGVVGDHIALRLFGQASRSLASGGRLLMVGNRHLGYHRSLERFFARVRQRDASPKFVVFEASND from the coding sequence ATGACAACTGCCGAGCTGGCGCTTCCGATGTTGCCGCTTTCACTGCGACTTACCCGGCCGGGAACCTCGGACCCTGCATTGCGTGCCTGGGATGCAGCTGACGAACTGTTAATTGAGCAGGCGCACAGGCTGGCCGAAGGCTGCCAGCCCCGGGTTCTGGTGGTGGATGATCAGTTCGGAGCGCTGACCCTGGGCGTGTCGGCATTGTCTCCGACCGTGGTTGCCGACAGTGCCATGCTCCCGGAAGCCCTGGAGAACAACGGGCGGCAGAATCCGGAACTGAGCCCTCCGCTGTCGATTCACAGCTGGCTTAACCCACCCACGGGTCCTTTCGATCTCGTGATTATGCGCATTCCCCGGCAGGCGGATTATCTGGCGTGGCTGCTGCGCTGGCTCAACGAAGTGATGACGGACTCCGCGCAGCTTCTGGCCGGGGGCATGATCAAGCATCTGCCCGATCGCAGTGTCGATGTCTTTGCCAAGGCCGTTCAGACCGACCAGGTGCTTCCCGCACGCAAGAAGGCTCGCGTTATTGTCTGTTCTCCAGGGCGGGCTCGGCTTGGTGATTGGGCAGAATGCTGGAAGGGTTATGAGGGTGTCGCCGGCTGCGCTCGCATCGAGGCGTTGCCCGCGGTCTTTGCCCGTGAACGGTTGGACATCGGCAGCCAACTTCTATTGCCGCACGTGATTGAGGCTGCGGGCGCAGCCTCCGGGGAAACCCGGGTGCTGGATCTCGCCTGTGGCAACGGTGTGCTGGGACTGGCAGCGTTGGGCCAGCGTCCCGGGCTGGCGGTGACGTTCAGCGACGTGTCCAGCCAGGCGGTGCTCAGCACGCGGTGCAACGTCGACCGTTCGTTTCCCGGTGCCCGGGTGTCGTGTGTTCACCGGGACGGGGTGCCGGAAAATCAGGGCCCCTGGGATCTGATCCTGCTCAATCCGCCGTTTCATGAGGGCGGCGTGGTAGGGGATCACATTGCCCTCAGGCTGTTCGGCCAGGCCTCACGCAGCCTCGCGTCTGGCGGTCGGTTGCTGATGGTGGGCAACCGGCATCTGGGCTATCACCGCAGCCTTGAGCGATTCTTTGCCCGGGTTCGACAGCGGGATGCCAGCCCCAAATTCGTGGTTTTTGAGGCCAGCAACGATTGA
- a CDS encoding L,D-transpeptidase, producing MIDPQPPSIDIDLGRQQLTLRAGDCGPVAVYSISSGRNGAGERDGSGCTPRGQHFIRALIGAGLPSGTVFRGRRPTGETYTPALADKHPGRDWILSRILWLCGREWGKNRGPGVDTFRRFIYIHGTPDSEPMGVPLSHGCIRMRNADVIDLFDRVRPGTAVLIR from the coding sequence GTGATCGATCCCCAACCTCCAAGCATCGACATTGATCTAGGACGCCAGCAGCTGACCCTTCGCGCCGGTGACTGCGGGCCTGTGGCTGTCTATTCCATCTCCTCCGGCCGCAATGGCGCCGGTGAACGGGATGGCAGTGGCTGCACCCCCCGTGGCCAGCATTTCATCCGCGCGCTGATCGGCGCCGGTCTGCCATCCGGCACCGTGTTTCGCGGGCGGCGTCCTACCGGCGAAACCTACACGCCGGCGCTGGCCGATAAGCATCCAGGCCGGGACTGGATCCTGTCCCGCATTCTCTGGCTTTGTGGTCGGGAATGGGGAAAAAACCGGGGCCCGGGAGTCGATACTTTTCGCCGGTTCATATACATTCACGGCACGCCGGACAGCGAGCCCATGGGTGTGCCGCTGTCACATGGCTGTATTCGGATGCGCAACGCCGATGTGATTGACCTGTTTGATCGCGTCAGGCCCGGTACGGCCGTTCTAATCCGCTAA
- a CDS encoding mechanosensitive ion channel family protein, with amino-acid sequence MIGDITAMVNSWIENFGLLSESWRVGIVVFALVFGTAAVAYLASHVIGALERKFAKTNNLWDDTLLHAARKPVVAFVWLQGVYWAAEVAHRYSEAEIFKANGTVLQVGFIFILVWTVLRLIKEGENILISPMKMQKPMDYTTVNAVSKLSRAVVMITAVLIAMQSLGYSISGVLAFGGVGGIAVGFAAKDLLANFFGGFIIHLDRPFKVGDWVRSPDRNIEGTVEHIGWRLTTIRTFDKRPLYVPNATFTTIAVENPSRMTNRRIYETIGIRYVDVGQMASIVADIKSMLQGHDDIDSDQTLIVNFMAFNSSSLDIMVYTFTKTTEWVRFHEVKQDVLLKISDIIEGYGAEVAFPTRTLHLPNGVRLAGEDRDDGGSQAADTESRGSAPRGQQAGNSRGDIENSGDSE; translated from the coding sequence ATGATCGGGGATATCACAGCGATGGTGAACAGCTGGATCGAGAATTTCGGTTTGCTGTCGGAAAGTTGGCGTGTCGGGATCGTTGTGTTTGCGCTGGTGTTCGGTACTGCGGCTGTCGCCTATCTGGCGAGCCACGTGATCGGCGCCCTGGAAAGGAAATTTGCCAAGACCAATAACCTCTGGGACGACACCCTGCTGCATGCTGCGCGCAAGCCGGTGGTCGCTTTTGTCTGGTTGCAGGGTGTGTACTGGGCTGCCGAAGTGGCTCACCGTTATTCCGAGGCAGAGATCTTCAAGGCCAATGGCACGGTCCTTCAGGTCGGCTTTATCTTCATCCTGGTCTGGACGGTCCTGCGGTTGATCAAGGAGGGCGAGAATATCCTCATCTCGCCCATGAAGATGCAGAAGCCCATGGATTACACCACCGTGAATGCGGTGAGCAAGCTGTCCAGAGCTGTGGTGATGATCACCGCCGTACTGATTGCCATGCAGTCCCTCGGCTACAGTATATCGGGGGTTCTTGCCTTTGGTGGCGTGGGCGGCATCGCTGTCGGCTTCGCGGCCAAGGATCTGCTCGCCAACTTTTTTGGCGGGTTCATCATTCACCTCGACCGTCCTTTCAAGGTAGGCGACTGGGTGCGCTCACCGGATCGGAACATCGAGGGTACGGTAGAGCACATTGGTTGGCGTCTGACCACCATCCGCACTTTTGACAAGCGCCCTCTTTACGTCCCCAACGCAACCTTCACCACCATAGCGGTGGAAAACCCGTCGCGGATGACTAACCGTCGTATCTACGAGACCATCGGGATCCGTTACGTGGACGTCGGCCAAATGGCCAGCATTGTTGCCGACATCAAGTCAATGCTGCAGGGCCATGACGACATTGACTCCGATCAGACGTTGATTGTGAACTTTATGGCCTTCAATTCCTCGTCGCTGGACATCATGGTCTATACGTTCACCAAAACCACCGAGTGGGTTCGCTTCCATGAGGTAAAACAGGACGTATTGCTGAAGATCAGCGACATTATTGAAGGCTATGGCGCCGAAGTGGCCTTTCCGACCCGTACTCTTCATCTTCCCAACGGTGTCCGTCTGGCCGGCGAGGATCGAGATGATGGGGGCAGCCAGGCCGCCGATACGGAGTCGCGTGGGAGTGCACCCAGGGGGCAACAGGCGGGTAACAGCCGTGGCGATATTGAGAATTCAGGAGATTCAGAATGA